The Candidatus Saccharibacteria bacterium genome has a segment encoding these proteins:
- the smpB gene encoding SsrA-binding protein SmpB, whose translation MSVLSKNPRANYDYAIEETVLAGLALTGTEVKSIRGGRASIKGTYCNFNKGELWLVGAFIPEFSNAQNNHDPDRNRKLLLQARELKNLQAKKQNGNSIVPIKIQTKGNFIKLLIGIGKPKKQYDKRQSLQKKDDARRKNQAIKRSGRQ comes from the coding sequence ATGTCAGTTTTATCAAAAAACCCACGAGCAAATTATGACTACGCGATTGAAGAAACCGTGCTAGCCGGTCTTGCCTTGACTGGCACTGAAGTGAAGTCAATACGCGGCGGACGAGCTTCTATAAAAGGCACATACTGCAACTTCAATAAAGGCGAGCTATGGTTGGTCGGCGCGTTCATTCCTGAGTTTTCAAACGCCCAAAATAACCATGATCCAGACCGCAATAGAAAACTTTTATTGCAAGCCCGGGAGTTAAAAAACCTGCAAGCGAAAAAACAAAATGGCAATTCGATCGTGCCGATAAAAATCCAAACCAAAGGCAATTTTATTAAATTATTAATCGGCATCGGCAAGCCAAAAAAACAATATGACAAACGACAAAGCCTACAAAAAAAAGATGATGCTCGTCGAAAAAACCAAGCTATAAAACGCTCCGGCCGACAATAG